A part of Acropora palmata chromosome 6, jaAcrPala1.3, whole genome shotgun sequence genomic DNA contains:
- the LOC141884991 gene encoding BTB and MATH domain-containing protein 36-like produces the protein MASSASGETMAEPAAKQEQVEFSKHPFSEPWEESDLIFVVEGEKFHVHRQMMSIHSPVFKAMLNSVGFKEARAKEIPLPEKKADEFLDFLELLYVKKMDEVHLNQVEHLLKLADEYQAGGVVDVCVKILKSEPKSRDNAVKILHLASSTATARADERLFEVREQCYELMKDMELTESYENGKSLEKEIWERVLVKRIQRLETFVREIYPQFVDFVEFSLSESLRDKTIISPCPRHFSNGKAIEHLLKRMKDCPGCWQMIKQLIFNLKKSKQSQQSFQSFGASAGNLFGACSVSAFESDPLEDEKTMMVILDFEKIMRV, from the exons ATGGCGTCTTCCGCATCAGGTGAAACGATGGCGG AGCCGGCGGCGAAACAGGAGCAAGTCGAATTCTCCAAGCATCCATTCTCTGAACCATGGGAGGAGAGCGACCTGATATTCGTCGTCGAGGGGGAAAAGTTCCATGTCCATCGCCAGATGATGAGCATACATTCGCCAGTTTTCAAAGCTATGTTGAATTCAGTCGGCTTTAAAGAAGCGAGAGCAAAGGAAATTCCACTACCTGAGAAGAAAGCCGATGAATTCTTGGACTTCTTAGAGCTCCTCTACGTGAAAAAAATGGATGAAGTTCATT TGAACCAAGTGGAACATCTGCTTAAGTTGGCCGACGAGTACCAGGCTGGGGGGGTTGTAGATGTATGCGTGAAAATCCTGAAGAGTGAACCAAAATCTCGAGATAATGCAGTGAAGATCCTTCATTTGGCATCGAGTACAGCCACTGCTAGAGCTGATGAAAGGCTTTTTGAGGTCCGTGAACAGTGTTACGAACTGATGAAAGACATGGAACTAACAGAGAGTTACGAGAACGGCAAGAGTTTGGAAAAGGAAATCTGGGAAAGAGTTCTCGTTAAAAGAATTCAGCGACTAGAAACATTTGTCCGAGAAATCTACCCTCAGTTTGTGGATTTCGTAGAGTTCTCTTTGAGCGAAAGTTTGCGGGATAAAACGATTATATCTCCTTGTCCACGACATTTCTCAAATGGAAAAGCTATCGAACATCTCTTAAAGCGCATGAAAGATTGTCCAGGATGTTGGCAAATGATTAAGCAATTGATTTTCAACCTTAAGAAATCGAAGCAATCGCAGCAATCGTTTCAATCGTTTGGTGCGAGTGCCGGTAACTTGTTTGGTGCTTGTTCAGTCAGTGCTTTTGAATCTGACCCATTGGAAGACGAGAAAACGATGATGGTTATTCTGGATTTCGAAAAAATAATGAGGGTTTAG
- the LOC141884841 gene encoding uncharacterized protein LOC141884841, producing MSIHSPVFKAMFTSVGFKEATATEIPLPGKKADEFLPFLKLLYVTKYDEVQLNQVEHVLKLADEYQAGGIIDVCVKILKSEPKSEGNAVKILQLATCTATVRRDERLFWVRERCYKLIENMELKEIKKDKAYDNLEKGSLERVLVKRNERLETFIKDIYPQFMGLVECCLWDSVKMTNITDKMDSEITPCPQHYQNRKAKGNLLGRMKNCSVCRRMITQLVRNLKLSLSKSAKFKYGGDYYFDEKVIAMIQDFEKIIRV from the exons ATGAGCATACATTCGCCAGTTTTCAAAGCCATGTTTACTTCAGTCGGCTTTAAAGAAGCGACAGCTACAGAAATTCCACTGCCAGGGAAAAAAGCCGATGAGTTCTTGCCCTTCTTAAAGCTTCTCTACGTTACAAAATACGATGAAGTTCAAT TGAACCAAGTGGAACATGTCCTTAAGTTGGCCGACGAGTACCAGGCTGGGGGAATTATAGATGTGTGTGTGAAGATTCTGAAGAGTGAACCAAAATCTGAAGGTAATGCAGTGAAGATCCTTCAGTTGGCAACGTGTACAGCAACTGTTAGAAGAGACGAGAGGCTTTTTTGGGTCCGTGAACGGTGTTACAAATTGATAGAAAACATGGAATTAAAAGAGATTAAAAAAGACAAGGCCTATGATAATTTGGAAAAGGGTAGCTTAGAAAGAGTCCtggtgaaaagaaatgaacgGTTAGAAACATTCATCAAGGACATCTACCCTCAGTTTATGGGTTTGGTAGAGTGCTGTTTGTGGGATAGTGTGAAGATGACAAATATCACAGATAAGATGGATTCAGAGATAACTCCTTGTCCACAACATTACCAAAATAGAAAAGCTAAAGGAAATCTCTTAGGGCGCATGAAGAATTGTTCCGTCTGTCGGCGAATGATTACGCAATTGGTTCGCAACCTTAAGCTATCGCTAAGTAAGAGTGCTAAGTTTAAATATGGAGGTGACTATTACTTCGACGAAAAAGTGATTGCAATGATTCAGGATTTCGAAAAAATAATTAGGgtttag
- the LOC141883732 gene encoding hydroxylysine kinase-like produces MDSKLNLEERDAKNFRVTGGLLDLKRSIVDKDEATELASLLFGLRVSDQLQVREFDSYDDRNYYMKGTLTHRPANENTDGALLQKNEDEFVLKILNNIDSANLPYVNAQNEMMLYLNARGFNCPVPMQSLKGPYTLLYKSKSSGEKMGNKEVSYREHAVRLLSFVPGRLIKDVSCTTDLLFDLGIYVSKIHTALQGFHHAGIGSLVKREWDLSQLFVLESYITMASQNEKELEVFQNVYKNFIKEVIPQLGNLEKHVIHGDLNDDNILVVPRHNGNGHEIASVLDFGDVSFSHRVFDIAICMMYMILLRVKQGDPHKEAIRAVGHLLSGYQSINSLTELELSLLYWSVAGRLLQSTLIGRCKQSLEPENVYLSQVSKVGFDVLSSYILITREEVLDSWLLIGSSQSLS; encoded by the exons ATGGACAGCAAGTTGAATTTGGAAGAAAGAGACGCGAAAAATTTCAGGGTGACAGGTGGACTTCTCGATCTGAAGAGATCCATTGTAGACAAGGATGAAGCGACTGAGTTGGCAAGTTTATTGTTCGGTCTTCGTGTTTCTGACCAATTGCAAGTCAGGGAATTTGATAGCTATGACGACAGGAATTACTACATGAAAGGAACGCTCACACACCGGCCAGCGAATGAAAATACCGACGGTGCTTTGCTTCAAAAAAATGAGGATGAATTTGTACTGAAGATCTTAAACAACATTGATTCAGCTAATTTACCGTACGTGAACGCTCAAAACGAAATGATGCTTTACTTGAACGCACGTGGATTTAATTGTCCGGTTCCCATGCAGTCTTTGAAAGGCCCGTACACCCTGCTGtacaaatcaaaatcttcaGGGGAAAAGATGGGAAACAAGGAGGTTTCTTACCGGGAACACGCTGTTCGTCTTCTTAGCTTTGTTCCGGGAAGACTGATCAAAGATGTTAGCTGTACAACCGACCTTCTATTCGATCTTGGCATATACGTGTCCAAGATTCACACTGCTCTTCAG GGATTTCATCATGCAGGCATTGGATCTTTGGTGAAACGAGAGTGGGATTTGTCCCAGCTGTTTGTCCTTGAAAGTTACATTACGATGGCAAGCCAGAATGAAAAAGAGCTGGaagtatttcaaaatgtctACAAGAACTTCATCAAGGAAGTTATTCCTCAACTTGGCAATCTGGAAAAACACGTCATTCATGGTGATCTGAATGATGACAACATTCTTGTAGTTCCAAGGCATAATGGCAATGGGCACGAAATTGCCAGTGTCCTGGATTTTGGAGAtgtctctttttctcatagggTATTTGATATTGCTATTTGTATGATGTATATGATATTGCTGAGGGTAAAACAAGGGGATCCTCACAAAGAAGCCATCAGAGCTGTTGGACATTTGTTGTCAGGGTATCAGAGTATTAATAGTCTCACAGAATTAGAACTTTCTCTCCTGTACTGGTCCGTTGCTGGACGGCTTCTTCAGTCTACTTTAATTGGAAGGTGTAAGCAGTCTTTGGAACctgaaaatgtttatttaagTCAAGTTAGCAAAGTAGGATTTGATGTACTTTCATCTTACATTCTTATTACAAGAGAAGAAGTCCTTGATTCCTGGTTACTGATTGGGAGTAGCCAGTCTCTCAGCTGA